The following are encoded together in the Limanda limanda chromosome 12, fLimLim1.1, whole genome shotgun sequence genome:
- the LOC133015061 gene encoding phospholipase A and acyltransferase 4-like, with product MIPVIRRDRSGQSSGSSESLSSSTGKVEREKFTDVVGNHRYQVNNLLDKLFKPREPSIIVKEACAMVGRELQYHVDTYNCEHFAIEMRYGKAESRQFNGKPGDLIEINRGPYKQWAVYIGENEVVHFGTEGVQSSGSSESLSSSKGKVKCEKFTDVVGNHRYQVNNLLDKTFEPREPSIIVKEACEMVGRELQYDLVKYSCEHFAIEMRYGKAESLQVCI from the exons ATGATCCCAGTGATCCGAAGAGACCGAA gtgGTCAGTCATCTGGCTCGTCGGagagtctgagcagcagcacaggaaaaGTGGAGCGTGAGAAGTTCACCGATGTGGTCGGCAATCACCGTTACCAGGTCAACAATCTGCTGGATAAATTGTTCAAGCCTCGTGAGCCTTCCATCATAGTGAAGGAGGCCTGTGCGATGGTGGGCCGCGAGCTACAGTACCACGTTGACACTTACAACTGTGAGCACTTTGCTATCGAGATGCGATACGGCAAGGCAGAGTCACGTCAG TTTAATGGAAAACCAGGAGACCTGATCGAGATCAACCGTGGGCCCTATAAGCAGTGGGCCGTCTACATCGGAGAGAATGAAGTGGTTCATTTCGGTACAGAGG gtgTTCAGTCATCTGGCTCTTCGGagagtctgagcagcagcaaaGGAAAGGTGAAGTGTGAGAAGTTCACCGATGTGGTCGGCAATCACCGTTACCAGGTCAACAATCTGCTGGATAAAACGTTCGAGCCTCGTGAGCCTTCCATCATAGTGAAGGAGGCCTGTGAGATGGTGGGCCGCGAGCTACAGTACGACCTTGTCAAATACAGCTGTGAGCACTTTGCAATCGAGATGCGATACGGCAAGGCAGAGTCTCTGCAGGTGTGTATCTAA